A single window of Granulicella mallensis MP5ACTX8 DNA harbors:
- a CDS encoding formimidoylglutamate deiminase, which yields MTTRYSPALLFDSGTFKSGLSLCVGPDGKIEIATAVERSSSAVIELKNKAVLPGFVNVHSHAFQRLIRGKSESRVTSGKDFWSWRGTMYHAAASLSPQDVYDVARMAFLEMVKAGTTTVGEFHYLHTAPDGTPYEDPNLLGRQVIDAARSVGIRIVLLRSAYLRSGFELSPDPGQTRFFETASDFCRNAEALIGTYSHDPHGVRFGIAPHSVRAVPLDALHPIVAWARSKDLPVHMHVAEQLAENAACVREYGRTPLALLHDEKLLGPDFTAVHAIHITDEEIARLAEAQGTICSCPTTERNLGDGILAAESAMRAGIRIALGSDSQAQIDPLEDARQLDYHLRLMQQQRAILDQIEGQSLSARLFACATVNGARSLGLDSGSFTQDSSADFITVDLNDLSIAGHSGEDLLQILMFGLNRSAIKDVFVSGKQILRDGKHALEEEIVARYQEVHRSVWKDTPGFGVKR from the coding sequence ATGACGACGCGCTACAGTCCGGCTCTTCTGTTCGACTCCGGCACGTTCAAGTCAGGCTTGAGTCTTTGCGTTGGTCCGGATGGAAAGATTGAAATCGCTACGGCCGTCGAGCGCTCCTCTTCAGCCGTCATCGAGCTGAAGAATAAGGCCGTGCTCCCCGGGTTTGTGAATGTTCACTCGCACGCCTTTCAAAGACTGATTCGTGGCAAGTCCGAATCGCGTGTGACAAGCGGCAAAGATTTCTGGTCGTGGCGCGGCACGATGTATCACGCTGCCGCCAGTCTCTCGCCGCAGGATGTCTACGACGTGGCGCGTATGGCCTTTCTGGAGATGGTCAAAGCGGGAACGACAACCGTCGGAGAGTTCCACTATCTCCACACGGCGCCAGACGGAACCCCGTACGAAGACCCGAATCTTCTGGGACGGCAGGTCATCGACGCTGCCCGCTCCGTTGGAATACGCATTGTCCTGTTGCGTTCCGCCTACCTCCGTTCCGGCTTTGAACTGTCACCCGATCCCGGCCAGACACGCTTCTTTGAGACGGCGTCCGACTTCTGCAGGAATGCTGAGGCCTTGATCGGCACATACTCCCACGATCCTCACGGCGTCCGGTTCGGCATCGCGCCGCACAGCGTTCGTGCGGTGCCCCTGGACGCTCTCCATCCAATTGTTGCCTGGGCTCGCTCGAAAGATCTGCCGGTTCATATGCACGTCGCCGAGCAGCTTGCTGAGAATGCAGCCTGCGTGCGCGAGTATGGAAGAACGCCGCTCGCGCTGTTGCACGACGAAAAATTACTCGGGCCGGATTTCACGGCCGTTCACGCGATTCATATCACGGACGAAGAGATCGCTAGGCTGGCGGAGGCTCAGGGCACCATCTGCTCCTGCCCGACGACAGAGAGGAATCTTGGCGACGGCATTCTTGCAGCGGAGAGCGCGATGCGGGCCGGCATCCGCATTGCGCTTGGCTCGGATAGCCAGGCGCAGATAGACCCTTTGGAGGATGCTCGCCAACTCGACTACCACCTGCGCCTGATGCAGCAGCAGCGGGCCATTCTCGATCAGATCGAGGGGCAGTCCCTGTCCGCCAGGCTCTTTGCTTGTGCGACTGTCAACGGGGCACGATCTCTCGGTCTCGACAGCGGGTCATTCACTCAGGATTCTTCCGCAGACTTCATCACGGTGGACCTGAACGATCTATCCATCGCAGGTCACAGCGGCGAGGACCTTCTGCAGATTCTCATGTTTGGCCTCAATCGATCGGCGATCAAGGATGTCTTCGTCAGTGGCAAACAAATCCTGAGAGATGGAAAGCACGCGCTGGAGGAGGAGATCGTCGCTCGCTACCAGGAGGTCCATCGCAGCGTTTGGAAGGACACACCGGGCTTTGGGGTGAAGAGATGA
- a CDS encoding PDDEXK nuclease domain-containing protein, with translation MAAASPAIDRSQPDAQRSIQLRFPDATSSTQERELERGLLLHLRDLFLELGRGFAFVGSQFEPKTLLKAIARDAGCHRTRAYLYVLGGRLLHDEALANVGGRRVDLVEREGVARGGVALARDNRECPVCPTISKNAPSWRFPESTRDARRWSTVC, from the coding sequence ATGGCTGCTGCTTCTCCAGCAATAGATCGCTCTCAACCGGACGCTCAAAGATCCATACAACTTCGATTTCCTGACGCTACCTCTAGTACCCAGGAGCGCGAGTTGGAACGAGGTTTGCTCCTCCACCTCCGTGATCTATTTCTGGAATTGGGCCGTGGATTCGCTTTCGTGGGGAGTCAATTTGAACCGAAGACGTTATTGAAGGCTATTGCCAGAGATGCCGGTTGCCATCGTACCCGCGCATACCTGTATGTCCTGGGTGGAAGGCTCTTGCACGACGAAGCTCTCGCCAACGTTGGCGGCCGCCGCGTTGACCTCGTTGAACGTGAGGGGGTAGCCCGCGGCGGTGTTGCGCTTGCGCGAGATAATAGGGAATGTCCCGTCTGCCCTACGATCTCGAAAAATGCGCCTTCGTGGCGCTTCCCGGAGAGCACTCGTGACGCCCGGCGGTGGAGTACAGTCTGTTGA
- the argE gene encoding acetylornithine deacetylase gives MTAADYLLDLIRIRSVSASSNRAVVDYARNVLHQAGWSTRELAYVDANAVEKVNLIAAPPRQDVSAQSVDLAFVCHTDTVPFSSSWEGALEPFADEEHIYGCGACDVKGFLACLLQAAALQPHGDWAEGLRIVLTADEEIGCVGARHLLAQDTIRPRRLVVGEPTSLHAARAGKGYCLSEVVVQGIEAHSAHPEQGASAIFAASRMIRSIEELAVQLREQTHDLFHPAYTTVNVGTVEGGTAKNIIAGECRFLVEWRPVPGLDPEFIPAALQSYAEALQQRDSRIRCTIHSLRQQAGFETAEISTLVQTLVEKTGQAPASIPFGSEASVFAPIAEETVVFGPGDMQTAHSDRERVPVAELEKAAAVLKSLMFPKNRV, from the coding sequence ATGACTGCAGCAGACTATCTTCTCGACCTCATCCGAATCCGGTCTGTATCGGCATCGAGCAATCGCGCCGTTGTGGACTACGCCCGGAACGTGCTGCATCAGGCAGGTTGGAGTACACGCGAACTTGCCTACGTTGACGCGAACGCTGTCGAGAAGGTCAATTTGATCGCAGCCCCGCCCCGGCAGGATGTCTCAGCTCAGTCGGTTGACCTTGCCTTCGTATGTCATACCGATACGGTCCCGTTTTCATCCTCCTGGGAGGGGGCGCTCGAGCCCTTCGCCGACGAAGAGCATATCTATGGTTGCGGGGCGTGCGATGTAAAAGGGTTCCTCGCGTGCCTGTTGCAGGCAGCCGCATTGCAGCCTCACGGCGATTGGGCGGAAGGGTTACGAATTGTCCTGACGGCAGATGAAGAGATCGGCTGCGTGGGGGCCAGGCATCTGCTTGCACAGGACACCATCAGGCCCAGGCGCCTGGTCGTCGGGGAGCCGACATCGCTGCATGCCGCCCGCGCCGGAAAGGGATATTGTCTCTCCGAGGTTGTGGTGCAGGGAATCGAAGCCCACAGCGCACACCCCGAGCAGGGAGCCTCCGCGATCTTCGCGGCTAGCCGGATGATTCGATCGATTGAAGAGCTTGCTGTGCAGTTGAGAGAGCAGACGCATGACCTCTTTCACCCCGCCTATACCACCGTGAACGTTGGCACCGTCGAAGGTGGGACAGCGAAGAACATCATCGCCGGCGAGTGCAGGTTTCTGGTCGAATGGCGGCCCGTTCCAGGACTTGACCCCGAATTCATCCCCGCAGCCTTGCAAAGCTACGCGGAGGCTCTTCAGCAAAGAGATTCCCGAATCCGATGCACGATTCACTCACTTCGTCAGCAGGCTGGCTTCGAGACGGCTGAAATATCCACGTTGGTGCAAACGCTTGTTGAGAAGACGGGACAGGCGCCGGCTTCCATCCCTTTTGGCTCTGAGGCAAGCGTGTTCGCGCCCATTGCGGAAGAGACAGTCGTCTTTGGACCGGGGGATATGCAAACGGCTCATAGTGACAGGGAGCGCGTTCCTGTGGCTGAATTGGAGAAGGCCGCCGCCGTATTGAAGAGCCTGATGTTCCCTAAGAATCGTGTCTAA
- the hutI gene encoding imidazolonepropionase, which produces MNVETLITGITQVVSAQGLGPRRGVAMSDIVCLENAALAIDQARFVWVGRAEDWHGQAASVVDLGGRAVVPGLVDPHTHAVWAGDRLADFALRTSGSSYEEILAGGGGIRSTIGATQSATQEELVALALPRLLALMESGATVIEVKSGYGFTPSAEIKMLEAIRQLQAKLPARLVPTLLIHIPPPEAHKRLSYLDQITSELIPEVANTALASAVDIFVDREAWQADEAERVLSCALLNGLGIKMHAEQFHSVGGLELALELGALSVDHLEVCRPDQYPQLAASNTIATLLPGVSLHLGIPSAPGRGLIDAGASVAVGTDLNPGSSPLFSISAALALAVRLNGLSAEEALVAGTVNAAAALGLENAGRIEAGLPADFVVLKGRDWRELVYLLGANPVEDVWIAGSKARTNAAQRMEGPK; this is translated from the coding sequence ATGAACGTCGAAACCCTCATCACCGGCATCACGCAGGTAGTCTCGGCCCAAGGGCTAGGACCCAGGCGTGGAGTTGCCATGAGCGATATCGTCTGCCTTGAGAACGCGGCGTTGGCGATCGACCAAGCGCGTTTTGTATGGGTAGGACGGGCCGAGGACTGGCATGGCCAGGCGGCTTCGGTCGTCGACTTGGGCGGTCGTGCCGTCGTGCCTGGCCTTGTCGATCCTCATACCCATGCTGTTTGGGCCGGTGACCGGCTTGCGGACTTCGCGCTGCGGACCTCCGGTTCGTCCTACGAGGAGATTCTTGCTGGCGGCGGCGGAATTCGCAGCACGATCGGCGCAACACAAAGTGCAACGCAAGAGGAACTGGTGGCTCTTGCGCTTCCACGCCTGCTCGCCCTGATGGAATCGGGAGCGACAGTCATTGAGGTCAAATCCGGCTACGGCTTCACCCCATCTGCAGAGATCAAAATGCTGGAAGCGATTCGCCAGCTGCAAGCCAAGCTTCCAGCCAGGCTTGTTCCAACGCTGCTCATCCATATTCCGCCGCCGGAGGCTCACAAGCGCCTCTCTTACCTCGACCAGATCACCAGCGAACTCATCCCAGAGGTAGCAAACACGGCCTTAGCGAGCGCTGTAGACATCTTCGTGGACCGCGAGGCGTGGCAGGCTGACGAAGCAGAAAGGGTACTCTCCTGCGCGCTCTTGAATGGCCTCGGCATCAAGATGCACGCTGAGCAATTCCACTCCGTCGGTGGTCTTGAGCTTGCGCTGGAGCTGGGGGCTCTAAGCGTCGATCATCTGGAGGTCTGCCGGCCAGATCAGTATCCGCAGCTGGCTGCGAGCAACACCATAGCAACGCTGCTGCCCGGAGTATCTCTTCATCTCGGGATTCCAAGTGCGCCCGGACGTGGTTTGATCGATGCTGGGGCGTCTGTTGCAGTCGGGACTGATCTAAACCCCGGGTCAAGTCCGCTCTTCTCGATCTCGGCAGCCCTCGCGCTTGCGGTGCGGCTGAACGGTCTCTCGGCCGAGGAGGCTTTGGTTGCAGGAACGGTCAACGCGGCGGCAGCTCTCGGGTTGGAGAATGCAGGACGAATCGAGGCTGGCCTGCCCGCGGACTTCGTTGTGCTGAAAGGACGTGATTGGCGGGAGTTGGTCTATCTTCTTGGCGCGAATCCGGTGGAGGACGTTTGGATCGCAGGATCAAAGGCGAGGACGAACGCTGCACAACGGATGGAGGGACCGAAATGA
- the hutU gene encoding urocanate hydratase, giving the protein MAGDLVPGYVPIKAPRGNTRTAKGWIQEAAKRMLMNNLDSEVAEKPEELIVYGGRGKAARNWECYHKIIETLDRLENNQTLLIQSGKPVGVVETHRLAPRVLIANSNLVPKWANWEEFDRLDRAGLMMYGQMTAGSWIYIGTQGILQGTYETFKSAAKQHFNDTLAGTITVTAGLGGMGGAQPLAVKLAGGVSLCIEVDASRIERRLKTRYLDRATTSLPEAIALASDAKKSRTALSIGLQGNAAEILPKMVQMGFTPDLVTDQTSAHDPMWGYLPPTRADEDVNTLREQNPKLYKERVNIAIVNHVGAILTMQKRGAIAFDYGNNLRAQAKLAGVDDAFSYPGFVPAFIRDSFCEGRGPFRWVALSGDPADIAKTDEALLKLFPDDVRLQEWLRFASGQVAFQGLPARICWLGYRERDRAGLLFNKMVREGTLSAPIVIGRDHLDAGSVASPYRETEAMLDGSDAVSDWALLNFATGIASGAAWMSFHHGGGVGMGYSQHAGLVAVADGSDEAEERLRLCLTNDPGLGVIRHADAGYEKAQRIAGERGLDMPSMKPTPGAR; this is encoded by the coding sequence ATGGCTGGCGACCTGGTTCCGGGCTACGTTCCGATTAAGGCGCCGCGCGGCAACACGCGCACGGCCAAGGGCTGGATTCAGGAAGCCGCCAAGCGGATGCTGATGAACAATCTCGACTCAGAGGTTGCCGAGAAGCCCGAAGAGCTGATCGTCTATGGCGGCCGCGGCAAGGCCGCTCGTAATTGGGAGTGTTATCACAAGATCATCGAGACGCTCGACCGGCTGGAGAACAACCAGACGTTGCTGATCCAGTCGGGCAAGCCTGTTGGGGTGGTGGAGACCCATCGGCTCGCTCCGCGCGTCTTGATTGCAAACTCCAACCTTGTACCCAAATGGGCGAACTGGGAAGAGTTCGACCGGCTCGATCGAGCCGGATTGATGATGTACGGGCAGATGACTGCGGGATCGTGGATCTATATCGGGACACAGGGCATTCTGCAGGGTACCTACGAGACCTTCAAGAGCGCGGCCAAGCAACACTTCAACGACACCCTGGCCGGCACCATCACGGTCACAGCCGGCCTCGGCGGCATGGGCGGAGCCCAGCCACTGGCGGTGAAGCTGGCGGGAGGTGTGAGCCTCTGTATTGAAGTGGACGCCAGCCGCATCGAGCGGCGTTTGAAGACCCGCTATCTGGACCGCGCCACGACGTCTCTCCCCGAGGCCATCGCTCTGGCGAGTGACGCGAAGAAGAGCCGCACGGCCCTTTCGATAGGGCTTCAGGGCAACGCTGCGGAGATTTTGCCGAAGATGGTGCAGATGGGATTCACCCCTGACCTGGTTACCGACCAGACCAGTGCTCACGACCCGATGTGGGGCTACCTTCCGCCCACCCGGGCTGACGAGGACGTGAACACGCTGCGGGAACAGAACCCGAAGCTCTATAAGGAGCGGGTGAACATAGCCATCGTCAATCATGTCGGCGCGATTCTCACAATGCAGAAGAGGGGCGCCATCGCCTTTGACTATGGGAATAATCTGCGGGCCCAGGCAAAACTCGCCGGTGTGGACGACGCTTTCTCGTATCCAGGGTTCGTCCCTGCCTTCATCCGGGATTCCTTCTGCGAAGGGCGAGGTCCGTTCCGGTGGGTTGCGCTCTCGGGTGACCCCGCCGACATTGCTAAGACCGACGAAGCACTGCTCAAGCTCTTTCCTGACGATGTGCGGCTCCAGGAGTGGCTGCGATTCGCTTCCGGGCAGGTCGCCTTTCAGGGACTGCCTGCGCGCATCTGCTGGCTGGGTTACCGCGAACGCGATCGAGCCGGGCTGCTCTTCAATAAGATGGTGCGCGAGGGCACTCTCTCCGCGCCGATCGTCATTGGCAGAGATCATCTGGATGCGGGTTCCGTCGCCAGTCCTTATCGAGAGACAGAAGCCATGCTCGACGGGTCGGACGCCGTCTCTGATTGGGCGTTGCTCAACTTCGCAACCGGAATAGCCAGTGGCGCCGCGTGGATGAGCTTTCATCATGGCGGCGGTGTCGGCATGGGCTACAGCCAGCACGCCGGGCTTGTCGCTGTCGCCGACGGAAGCGACGAAGCTGAGGAGCGGTTGCGGCTCTGTCTTACGAACGATCCGGGGTTGGGCGTCATCCGTCATGCCGACGCAGGATATGAGAAGGCCCAGCGCATTGCAGGGGAACGGGGCCTCGATATGCCGAGTATGAAACCCACACCAGGGGCGAGATGA
- the hutH gene encoding histidine ammonia-lyase, translating to MIQLDGRSLTVEDVVAVACGQGRVEISPAAMAAMIASRRSVEVAMSGNQPVYALNTGVGLLANIRLDEDELEQMQINLVRSHCCGVGEPLPRDVVRGMMLIRANVLAKGLSGIRPIVAERICDLLNHDITPVVPSRGSVGASGDLAPLAHMALVLIGEGSAEYRGEVLPAVECLERAGLDPIKLLAKEGISLLNGTQAMLSIGCLELVRLEALFHSAQTAAAFSMEALGGTPAALDARLHNARPHAGQRLSAQHLLALLEDSPIRRTQGTGGARIQDAYCLRCIPQVHGAAWDTFAEARRVFTIELNAATDNPLVFVNERDLELPSQIVSGGNFHGAPLALALDYLAIAIYQLAGISERRTERLLNPTLNEELPAFLADRPGIESGLMMAQVTAAALVAEMRVLAGPASVGSIPTSGNQEDFVSMGMTSALKLQQSARLAEMVVAIEVLAATRALDFRRQRTTPVLEAAKAAFRESVPAWKEDQVLSGPMQRAADFLAADGFRTRSHSLVEVH from the coding sequence ATGATTCAGTTGGACGGTCGGAGTTTGACAGTTGAAGACGTTGTCGCCGTGGCTTGCGGCCAGGGACGGGTTGAGATTTCACCCGCAGCCATGGCTGCCATGATCGCTTCACGCAGGTCGGTGGAGGTGGCGATGTCCGGGAACCAGCCTGTCTATGCGCTTAATACCGGGGTGGGTCTGTTGGCCAACATTCGCCTCGACGAAGACGAGTTGGAGCAGATGCAGATCAATCTCGTCCGGTCTCACTGCTGCGGGGTCGGTGAGCCGCTGCCCAGGGATGTCGTTCGCGGGATGATGCTGATTCGGGCGAACGTTCTTGCTAAAGGCTTGTCGGGCATTCGTCCCATCGTCGCCGAACGGATCTGCGATCTGCTCAACCATGACATTACTCCGGTCGTTCCATCGCGTGGAAGCGTCGGCGCGAGTGGCGATCTTGCTCCTCTTGCGCATATGGCGCTCGTGCTGATCGGCGAAGGATCCGCCGAATATCGCGGCGAGGTTCTTCCCGCGGTGGAGTGTCTGGAGCGGGCCGGTTTGGATCCGATCAAACTCCTTGCGAAAGAAGGGATATCGCTCCTCAATGGAACCCAGGCCATGTTGTCGATTGGCTGTCTCGAACTGGTCCGTTTGGAAGCTCTCTTCCACTCTGCGCAAACAGCAGCCGCATTCAGCATGGAAGCGTTGGGCGGCACTCCCGCCGCGCTGGATGCGCGGCTGCACAACGCCCGGCCGCACGCAGGCCAGAGGCTAAGCGCGCAGCATCTACTGGCTCTCCTGGAGGATAGCCCGATACGAAGGACTCAGGGAACCGGCGGAGCGCGGATACAGGATGCGTACTGTCTGCGGTGCATCCCGCAAGTGCATGGAGCCGCATGGGACACGTTCGCAGAGGCGCGCCGAGTGTTTACGATCGAGTTGAATGCCGCTACCGACAACCCCCTCGTCTTCGTGAACGAGAGAGACCTGGAACTGCCGAGCCAGATCGTATCGGGCGGGAACTTTCATGGAGCTCCGCTGGCTTTGGCACTCGACTATCTCGCCATTGCGATTTATCAACTGGCGGGGATCTCGGAACGGCGTACGGAGCGATTGCTCAATCCAACGTTGAATGAGGAACTGCCTGCGTTCCTCGCGGATCGTCCGGGGATCGAGTCGGGCCTGATGATGGCCCAGGTGACCGCCGCGGCCCTGGTGGCAGAGATGCGAGTGCTGGCCGGACCGGCCTCTGTCGGGTCGATCCCGACCAGCGGCAATCAGGAGGACTTCGTGAGCATGGGAATGACCTCAGCCCTCAAGTTGCAGCAGAGCGCGCGTCTGGCGGAGATGGTGGTTGCGATCGAGGTCCTCGCCGCGACGCGGGCATTGGACTTTCGACGGCAGAGGACGACGCCGGTCCTCGAAGCCGCGAAGGCCGCGTTTCGGGAGAGTGTTCCAGCCTGGAAGGAAGATCAGGTTCTGTCAGGGCCCATGCAGCGTGCCGCCGACTTCCTTGCGGCAGATGGGTTTCGTACCCGCAGCCATTCCCTCGTGGAGGTTCACTAA
- a CDS encoding Na+/H+ antiporter has protein sequence MTPGGGVQSVETVVLLLLVFVAMFAALARRLKIPYPILLVTAGLLLGFVPGMPRIDLDPDIVFLVFLPPLLHAAAWTLSWREFQRNFSSIAKLAVGLVFFTILGLAMTAGKILPGFDWRSAVLLGAVVAATDAIAATSIARRLGIPQSIVEILEAESLVNDGTGLVALQFGLLLLATGRTPSPIETVGRLVFLIGGGVLIGLAVGAIVAWFETWVDDGGIEIIISLLVPYATYLLGARMRVSGVIAVIACSMYMSRKSVTYMSPGVRLQAAAVWDALTFILNGIVFVLIGLQLPYVMGQIHGMSHSVLLRYGIGFSLAMIAIRMLWVFGETYVSYALQRWAQKIKVEPPSPGATFIIGWGGMRGVLSLAAAVSLPYTLPQRSMIIYLAFCLIFATLVIQGLTMPSLIRLLGLCGAPSSHKEEQEARRVLLREAVAHLSRRRVKKKDQSAMFSEIIAMYQKRLDSLPPESEGASVGNVDYSDRKAAMMDVLQVERNALIRLRDDGQISEEALRALQYELDLTESRIHTAGTLEG, from the coding sequence GTGACGCCCGGCGGTGGAGTACAGTCTGTTGAGACCGTAGTTCTTCTGCTCCTGGTCTTTGTCGCCATGTTTGCCGCCCTGGCGCGCAGGCTAAAGATCCCGTATCCAATTTTGTTGGTCACTGCCGGATTATTGCTTGGGTTTGTGCCTGGAATGCCGCGCATCGATCTAGATCCGGACATTGTGTTCCTGGTTTTTCTTCCGCCCCTGCTTCACGCTGCAGCCTGGACGCTTTCCTGGCGCGAATTCCAAAGGAATTTTTCGAGTATTGCGAAGCTAGCCGTGGGTCTGGTCTTTTTCACAATCCTGGGGCTGGCAATGACGGCGGGAAAAATCCTGCCGGGATTCGATTGGCGATCGGCCGTGCTTCTCGGGGCGGTAGTGGCTGCAACCGACGCTATCGCGGCTACATCGATCGCTCGTCGCCTCGGCATCCCCCAATCGATCGTCGAGATTCTGGAAGCGGAGAGTCTTGTAAACGATGGCACAGGCCTTGTCGCCCTGCAATTTGGCCTGCTCCTTCTTGCGACGGGAAGAACTCCGTCCCCCATCGAGACAGTGGGACGGTTAGTTTTCCTGATTGGAGGAGGAGTACTCATTGGCCTGGCAGTCGGTGCAATCGTAGCGTGGTTTGAGACGTGGGTCGATGACGGCGGCATTGAGATCATCATCAGCCTCCTGGTTCCGTATGCAACTTACCTATTGGGAGCACGGATGAGGGTGTCCGGTGTCATCGCGGTGATTGCATGCAGCATGTACATGAGCCGGAAAAGCGTTACCTATATGTCTCCTGGCGTGAGGCTGCAGGCAGCAGCAGTCTGGGATGCGTTAACTTTCATCTTGAACGGCATCGTCTTTGTTTTGATCGGTCTTCAGTTGCCCTATGTCATGGGGCAGATCCACGGAATGAGTCATTCCGTACTGCTTCGATATGGCATCGGTTTTAGCTTAGCCATGATCGCTATCCGAATGCTCTGGGTCTTCGGAGAAACCTACGTTTCATATGCATTGCAGCGGTGGGCACAGAAAATTAAGGTTGAACCTCCGTCTCCTGGAGCTACCTTCATCATTGGTTGGGGAGGGATGCGGGGAGTGCTCTCTCTGGCCGCAGCAGTCTCGTTGCCCTATACGCTGCCACAGCGGAGCATGATTATCTATTTGGCGTTCTGTCTGATCTTCGCCACTCTTGTGATTCAAGGGTTGACGATGCCCTCGTTAATCCGGCTGCTGGGACTGTGCGGTGCGCCATCTTCCCACAAGGAAGAGCAGGAAGCTCGGCGAGTGCTCCTGAGAGAGGCAGTGGCGCACCTAAGCCGCAGACGCGTCAAGAAAAAGGATCAGTCGGCCATGTTCAGCGAAATCATCGCTATGTATCAAAAAAGACTTGATTCCCTTCCGCCAGAAAGTGAAGGGGCATCGGTTGGCAATGTCGACTACTCCGATCGGAAAGCGGCCATGATGGATGTGCTTCAGGTTGAGCGGAACGCTCTTATTCGTTTGCGTGACGATGGACAGATCAGCGAAGAAGCGTTGCGAGCACTTCAGTACGAACTGGACTTGACTGAAAGTCGTATCCATACCGCAGGAACCCTGGAGGGGTAG